The Humulus lupulus chromosome 3, drHumLupu1.1, whole genome shotgun sequence genome window below encodes:
- the LOC133821058 gene encoding mulatexin-like, producing the protein MKCLRSLIIIFSLAILSLGIVYADERSDHKCGPNLGNPPCGEGRCCSIHNFCGGGSGYCSGGNCRYQCWFAAPAGGGLPRDNAVTKIISQSLYNEMFKHRSDCQSQGFYSYEAFIAATESFPGFATTGDVSTRKRELAAFFGQTSQVTTGYDSSDPHAWGYCNINGTAHTTAENNYCTSTQWPCALGKKYISRGPIQLTHNYNYGLAGKALGVDLVNNPDLVATDPVVSFKTALWFWMTKHDSKPSCHDILINANSEANQVSSNYVTIDKIINGNSQAVQTGLGENNRVSTSVGYYKRYCDMLEVSYGNPI; encoded by the exons atgaagTGCTTGAGAAGCCTTATCATCATATTTTCTTTGGCAATATTATCCCTTGGAATTGTGTATGCTGACGAAAGAAGTGATCACAAATGTGGTCCTAATCTGGGCAATCCTCCATGTGGAGAAGGACGGTGTTGCAGTATCCATAACTTTTGCGGTGGCGGATCTGGTTACTGCAGCGGCGGAAACTGCCGATACCAGTGTTGGTTTGCTGCCCCAGCTGGTGGTGGTCTCCCTCGTGATAATGCTGTAACCAAAATTATCAGCCAATCACTTTACAACGAAATGTTTAAGCATAGAAGTGATTGCCAAAGCCAGGGTTTCTATAGTTACGAGGCTTTCATCGCTGCTACTGAATCCTTTCCTGGTTTTGCTACTACTGGAGATGTTTCAACTCGTAAGAGGGAGCTCGCTGCTTTCTTTGGTCAAACCTCTCAAGTAACCACAG GCTATGATTCTAGTGATCCACATGCGTGGGGATATTGTAATATCAATGGGACTGCTCACACTACAGCTGAGAATAATTACTGCACGTCCACTCAGTGGCCTTGTGCTTTAGGCAAGAAATATATTAGCAGAGGACCTATCCAACTTACTCA CAACTATAATTACGGCCTTGCTGGTAAAGCTCTTGGGGTAGATTTGGTAAACAATCCTGATTTGGTGGCCACAGATCCAGTTGTTTCATTCAAAACAGCGTTGTGGTTTTGGATGACTAAGCATGATAGTAAGCCTTCCTGCCATGATATTTTGATCAATGCTAATTCTGAAGCTAATCAAGTCTCATCAAACTACGTTACGATTGACAAAATAATCAATGGTAATTCTCAAGCTGTCCAAACTGGACTCGGCGAAAATAATAGAGTTTCTACTAGCGTTGGGTACTATAAAAGGTACTGTGACATGTTAGAAGTGAGTTATGGAAATCCAATATGA